AAATGTAGATTGATGTTTTTATGCACAGAAGTTCAAACAAGTTGTTCACCTGAATTATGATCATGTGCGTAATCAGAATATGTAACATgttattgaattttattttatgttgtaatgtaCCAGTATTTTATGTTAAGGATACAAATGTTAAAACATCAATTTTGATTTTGTAGAACACCCTCCTCATGGAAAAGGAAGTTCAAGTAAACTATCAGACAACCGACAGACTGCCAACATTTATAAAACACTTGTGCCAAATAAAGTATGTATGATCAGTAGCGGataatatgtatattgatataaaacataggaagtggtatgattgtcaatgagacaactctccaccaaagaccaaataACATACAAGTTACCAACTACAGGTCAGAGTAAGGCCTTTAaccatgagcaaaacccatatatCATAGCATGCTGTAAAAGACCATAAaaagacatgtaaaacaattcaaattgaGTCTGCTTCAAAAACTTTTTACCAATAAATTGTCCAGTCAGGGCAGTCCAGTGATTTTAGCATATGATGTTTAAAGACCTTTTCTactttaattgttttatacaGAAATTATATCTCTTTGAAATGTAAATTCAATGAAAAATTGCAATGAAATAACATTATAGGtacatttcttgaaatttttatttgtgttgtaaAACACTTTAAGGCTAACTTTAAAAATGCAACACTcattttgtggattttttttaccaaatcatgTTTGATCCTTATAAAACTACTATTTATGCTTATTATACTTCTTTCTCCGACgaaaaaaatcaacatctgaCTTATCTGTGGTAATGAAACCTACCAGATTTTTTAGATCACAcaaatttcagaaaatgaaattttgaaccaataaaaagattttttcattttttttttctttgtgaaacagttctttcaatccttggccacacttaaatcagttaaaaaatgtTACATCTCAATATTGCTAAGACTGAGGAATAAAAATCTGAATCAAACCATTAGAATACTGCAAACAAGAAAACGTGCTGCAACTAGACAATTTGACGTCAGAAACTCATCGTACTGTCCTTCTGACAATGATATTGGTAGACGGGATTTGTTGAAGACCATCAATAACCACATAAACATGTAGTGACAAAGGCAACGTCATTTGTGAGACTGGTCTACTACCGCAACATCAACTGCTAATCAAATTGCTGAATGCCATTTTGCACAGATTTATGGCAAAAATGTTTCCCATTGATTGATTTTCCAAAGAATCGactgtaaaaacatttaaagCCTTAAAGTTTCAACCGCATAAACACCAAAACCCATTGTAATGGGTGGAACAACGGCAAAATCAGAAGGTGCAAAACAGAACCCAAAACATGCCGAACAGAATTGattgacctttctgacaatcattttggtGTTTGTTACTGGCAATCATTGCTTTTAACGTTGACACATTCATTTGTAAGAGGAAAACCAGGTTTTCAGTGTATaccacaatatttgaacattgaaaatgacgtaatcaattcaactttcgaacttgcatttttttttaaacattgaagtaagtttgtttacaaaaagttgcaaatttgaaaatgggaattaaaaagaataatctagtgttgcgtttctaaagtcgatCAGTATATATTGTCAAGCTTagtttcaaatatttgaaaatgactATGATTGAAAAACTgaaatgtacaatgtaaataatattaaaagatGTGTGTTTCTGATTTTCAAACTTTCGATATTATCCTCTCATCCAGCAAGTTATAGATGGGATTTAATGTTTCATCCCTTCATTCATTTGTTTGGCTTTCCTAGTTAAGATTCAGAACTAAAGCAATTACAAGTAGACCATTTGTCAGTTGATCATCATGATTGATCCACACTTGGCTTTCTATTACACACACATGGTTATGGATAAGGTTTACGTTATGTTTTGTTAACATTGTATGTATTTATGTATGTTTGGCTGTAAAGTATTTACATTAAGTTATATTATACTgttttaattttgtctcacaGCAGAGTGCTGTAAACAGAAAACCAGGAAAGGAAGGTCTTAGGTTGAATGGTGGCTTACAGAAGGAACCATTTAGCTCAGTCAAAACCAATTCTAAAGAGGTAATAAGCCAAGTTAGTTGCAGCCTGGTGTTCAGTTTTTGTTGTTACTTTATCTTTCTATCTGTTGAGGGGGTATTTTACAACATAAGCTCTTAGTCAGAAAAGCTTTATCCATGAGCAATTAAATATGACCCCCATATAAATGGTGTTTCAGTTAATGATATTGAaccatcgttttttttttttgcaggctCCTACTTCACCAATAGAAATTCTTAACACTAGATTTGTTACCCAACCTCGAAACCTTGGTAACAAAAAGAGCGAATTTTTGAGAGCATTGAGAAAAGAAAATAGTGGATCTGACAGACAAGAATCAAGTCAGAGTAAAGATGGATGGCCAATCAAGGTAAGGAAAATtattaatagaaaataatggaaTATTACACTAAACCTGAAAAATGAATTGACAAGTAATGATTGAATTCTTATGTTAATTTGAGTgcaaacatttcttaaaatgAAAACTGACATAAATAGGAAATCTTAAAGCActctttaaatctatttttacatggaaaatatgtttattgatgtaaattaaatatatacttttttgtcACCTACAATATGATATTATAACTAAGCATTTTGTCTGATGTCTTTCTCCTTGTTACATTTTAGAATGATCATACAGACCAATTAACCAATGGAGTAGAAAGCCTTGCCATGGATGATTCTTCTAACATGCTATCCAGTTCTTTAGAGGCTGAACAGAGGTACATTATATAAGGAGGGACAAAAGTAAACGTACATGTTACGtagaattaaaaatttaattagaaATTAAGGATATGTATTTAAAGATAACTTTATTATCTGTTAGAAAGATAgcaataaactttttttaattgacagaATGGATAAAGTTAAATATCTTTGATTTGTTCATTGACATAACAAATTAAAGTAAAAACCAAAGGATGTGTAAATACAAGAACCAATCTTGGTGAAAGCATGTTATTTTTGTCCTGCTTTGTCTACTGTTATTTTTGTCCTGCTTTGTCTACTGttatatttgttgacaaaaaCAAAGATATATCTGTGGACATGTTGTAATTGTACTGCATCTGCTTTGTCAACTGttatatttgttgacaaaaaCCATAAAGATATATCTGTGGACATGTTGTACATTTGTGATTGTAAAAATAGTTAAGTgaatgattttaaagaaaaagtgTATTTCAAGTTATTCTTGAACCTGCTACTTTTCTTTAGGCTTCTAAAAGAAATGGGATGGAATGAAACAGATCAAGAAGATTATGAAATAACAGAAGCTGACAAGAAAATGTTTCAGGATCTCTATTCCAAACAGGTATTTTACGTAAATTTTACTACAGTACAAAGAATATAGTTTTGAAATACACGAATGACTATTCAAGTAGTTTATCCATATATGCTTGTCTGTGTCCTCTGTTATGATTAAGATTCAAGTAAGACTTGTATTTAGAGATTTTGGGAATtattaaagataaaattgagaatggcaacAAGAAATTAAGATTCAAGTAAGACTATTGTATTTAGAGATTTTGGGAATtattaaagataaaattgagaatggcaacAAGAAATTAAGATTCAAGTAAGACTATTGTATTTAGAGATTTTGGGAATtattaaagataaaattgagaatggcaacAAGAAATTAAGATTCAAGTAAGACTATTGTATTTAGAGATTTTGGGAATtattaaagataaaattgagaattgcaACAAGAAATTAAGATTCAAGTAAGACTATTGTATTTAGAGATTTTGGGAATtattaaagataaaattgagaatggcaacAAGAAATATGTCCATGaaataacaacccgaccaaagagcaaaaatcaGCTGAAGACCACCAATGTGTCTTTAACACAGTGAGAAAATACCACATCTGGAGTCAAGATTCAGCTGGATACTAAACTACAAAAGAAgcttctttttaaaaatatagatatcatAATCCATAAAAGAGATGACAACCTATTAACTGGAATTTCCCAAAAAATAATATGTGTAGAGGATCTTCAAATATGGACAGCATAGACAATAAAAATGGCTGTATTTTGCCTTCTTATGTCAGGCACATCTTAGTTTATCCGTCATTCCTCTTTGATCATTAGACAAACTAATCAATTTTGTCAGATAATTGTATGGATTTTTGTCAGATAATTGTATGGATTTTTGTCAGATAATTGTATGGATTTTTGTTCATCCTATTTTATAATTGTTCACATATGTTTCTTGGACTTTCAGTGTAgttcaaaacaaatcaaaagaaattatatatttgtaatatgcAACTCTTGTTATTTGACAAAACCTAATTGAATGTGCATAAAGTCTGCTAATGACTGTAATTTAATTCATTTACATGGAAACTTTGTGAAGGATTGCTAGACAGAGTACAAAGTATACATAATCTgctattaaaagataaaaaaatctcTATATTTTCTTTTGTGAAGCAAATGTTCAATCTAATACTCTTTACCCTTTTTTTCAGCAAAACCGAAATACACGTGTGAATAAAACATTCAGCCCCAAGCATATTCCAGTATACCAGCCAAATGCTCAGGAGTTAAATGACACACTGTCATCATCTGATTCTGATTCTGATGGACAGTAGTGGCAGTTTTTTGCAGCAAATTAAACAGTGCTTgacaattttgtgatttttttcctTGGAGAATTCTCCTATTATTGGCAGAGTTACTTCCCATTAATAAGTTTTCCTGTGAGGAGAAACTTTGATTAATTTGTGTGAGAAATGGACTCCGCTGTTTCAACTGCCGGTGCACGGGATGCACAAATGCAATCATAGGACTTTATTTACTAGTCCAACTCTTTTTTATCATCTAATCATTTAACTACAGAAAGGAAACACAGAGATGGTGTTAAATATTTCTTTAGGAAATCAAAcctatttttatagatttttgtgAAATGTTTTTGTAGATATGACAATGAGCCTGAATAAATGATTTGAGTTAGTAAATGACATATATagattgatattttaattttccttttctgaataattttgtttaataagGTGGACAAGAAGTTTAAAACAAATCAGACTACAAGAgttatatgttttgtttgtatgatgaaatattttgttgatttggTATGAGCAGCATTTAGTGATCAGTTGAGttatttcatgttgaattatagTTGGCATTTAAATTTGTCTTTGCTTGAAATGTATATTTATGTGCCGGTAtgatttttaaatgtaatttaagCTTAACAGGCACTTTTGGTTTATGTTCTGGTTGACTTAATTTGTAGATGATCTGTAATTcaatttgtgttttgtatactatcATTTCTATTCTCAGTAAGGCcatagttgaaaaaaaaacagttgtttagGGGTTTCTTACCTTATTTCAGTATGCCTACACCTGAAGTTTAATGTCAATCTTGACAAAATTACATGTCTCTGCATAtactccaaataaaaaaaatgaaaaatttaagtaCAAAATCTGCATATACTCcaaataaagaaaatagaaaaaatgaaGTAATCTGTCTACCTGCCCTGATTTTCTTGAGGAGGAAACCCTAAAACATCCACTTTTTTGTGTGGCCTAAGTGATTTATAAGaactatttataaacaaaataagaaattatCGCTTATTCTACCATGTTTACTCCCATTATTGAACAATAAGGTACTTGAACTATATAGAAATATAGTAGCATCTTTCCCTCCCCTTCACTGATAAATATTAAAGCATCTCATTGGACACAAAGCAGTATTAATTGAATGATTATTTATTTGGACTTCATTCACTTATGTATGTATTTGCCTTGATAGCTTGCTTTAACAAACTGACCAATAACTCATCAACTAAATgtataatgaatattttttatgccccacctacgatagtagaggggcattatgttttctggtctgtgcgtccgttcgtcagtctgtctgtccgttcgtccgtctgtcccgctccaagttaaagtttttggtcaaggtagtttttgatgaagttgaagtccaatcgacttcaaacttactacacatgttccctatgatatgatctttctaattttaatgccaaattagagtttataccccaatttcacggtccactgaacatggaaaatgatagtgctagtggggcattcgtgtactgaggacacattcttgtttatgaatAAATGTGACTTGTGTTTATTTAAAAAGTGCTTTAAGATTAAAAATGTGATTCTTTTCTTTGAATCAAAGTCTTATATCTTTTGTGATGTGTATAggtatacatattttaatgatGGGGATaagtttttattttgatttcctATACAGATATTCAGAATACATCTTAACAAAACCAATTGGGGATAACCTACAATATGTTTGAAAAATAGAATTATTGGCTTTCCTTTTTCTCTAGgggacatttttttcttcaacaacGATTTTGTGACGAAATAATGGCTTTTAAAGTAAATAGTGTAAATGATTTAAACTCTCACAGAGATGGTAAATATTTCTAAAATCAACAGtttttatcttgaaaaaaaaaaacccaaccgaACAATCAGGGTAGCTCCTTGATAGTTATTGCAATTCTTTCATTAAACTTTGAGAGGGAAAGTCAGATGTGTTGAATAGTCTGTAAAAAAATTCAACATGCACATTTGAGTATATTTCTTTATTAAGGTTGGAATAGTGTGATATTAAGAGACAGTATtaagaaaattgaaatgtaatttcgGGGTCACTTTTTTTTGCCAAACAAAGCTTTTCATCTTTGTTACCACAATGTACAGGTCATACAGAAGTACATCTTGTGAATTTTCCTCTCACTTACCTCCCTTTTGTAAGGTATGCATTGAGttgtatcaattttatttcaactGTCTTTTGTAGTTTAATGACTATATATATTGTTAAAACTGCTGTTGCCATATATTAattgatgacaaaaaaaataaatacaattttgcaAACTTAAATGTCCTTTACATGTCAAAACATCCGCTGCTTCAACTTTTCTACTCTTAATTTGTACTATtcaattatttctaaatatattgaattttgtgttttacaatttatcactttttcaattcatattacaaaattgcaatGCAAAATCTTAGGCCATATTATCTATTGTGAACaattaaatgaatatatgattACCAATTGAAGTGAATTAGCCATCAGAGATACATAAGATGTGTTATGCAAAAATTCTTGAGATAAAAAAACAACCTGCATATGTGTCTTTATTTACAGAAATAGAAAAACTTAGTAAGGTgggtaggacctttatcaggactccagGATTGGTTGTTTTTAatctcgggatttcgggatgGACCCTTTCGTGTTCCgggaattatttattaaaaattgcGGGATGTGGGgattaaaatttctttaaatttcggGACCTCAGAATtccatgtttttaagcccgggattttgggatcaggacccctccaaaCCCCCCTCTTAGATCCAAATGATAAATGATTAACTGTGGATGTTGTAATCCATGTTGACAAGTAGGAACACTTTCTCTACAAGACATTACACATTCTTAGGGTGAAGTTAAAAATCTGTCAATGTAGTCATATATCTATATAGATAATGGTAGGAGTGATGTACAATATTTTGTATCTTCTTGTTCACAGCTTGTGAATACTTGTATAATTTAGATTGTTTATATGTAGAAAATTTTAATACAATCAAATggcttttatttttataattacaaattaacattttatatttgacGGCCATGAGAGGTTGTATAATTCATGTTTGAATTGAACACATCAGATAAATAGATTTGTTAGTCATTTTGGTTTATAAATAGAAGAAAGGATTTAGAATAACATGAAATTTTATAACAAAGTAATCTTTTCAGGTTTATTGATAAATACTATTGTAAAATATACTTCTGATATTGTACCTCATAATGAGGATTTTCTGTCTGCTTTGTtctgtttgttttggtttttttagtCTCTCTCTTTGATGAGATTTTCCTAAAGTACAgattccccccccccctccttatTGTCAAAGAGAGATAAAAGATAACCTGGTTATTGTTCTAATAAATGGTTAAGTAAAATTAGTTTGGCCATACAAAGAAAATAACATTATCAATATGGCATTATAGAAAAAGTAGAAATTACATGTATGGTGGGGCATTATATAAGAATTTAAAGGTCAACAGTTGATGCAAGCGAATGATGATTTGAGGCCACTGTTTTGTTTAAGTAATGTATAATTCCCTGAAGGCTATAAACCCAACATGTCTTCCTTTTTATGTTCAGTTCTTTATATTTTGCAGctcaaatatttcataaattaacgacttaatttctttaaaatgcaCTAGTTACATCTTATTAAacataacattattttaaaagacaaatataattacaaaattgGAGAATATAGAAGTCAAATACAAGCTAAAAAAAATTTAGTCTTaataaaaaagaccaaaatgcAGTCACTTAGGTAATAAGACATATCATTCCAGAGTATGAAGGTTAATATCATTTGGAATCTTTGTACACATTATTACATCTATTATTTCGTCCCATAAAATCACTGGTccaaatttggatttttttttcatttttttttatttgtcaggAAGAAGATTTGATTGAAGTGCTCAAAGTCTTTTTTATACATTTAGTTTATGTGACAGAATTTGTATGGCACACATAGATTGTAATAACACTGTTTTGCTACCATTCCAAATACCTCTCAACACTTCACTTCTTTTGTGCAATCAAAATCTGTCAGTATTAGGTCAGTTTATTATCTTGCCTTTGTGCCTTAATTGACGAGATTTTTTTGGTTTAGATAAGAAGCACATGTTTCTCAAAGTACTTATTAATCATTCTGGTGCAGATAGGAGTAGTTTTTAATATACAGAGTTACTGTCTCCTATTAGAAATTTCCTTAGTCTTTCCTTGTTTTACAAACGAGGTTATTGTTATATTGTTTGTCATTTATAAGTTTAAATTTGTATGAAGTGTATCATTAATCAGGACAATTTAAATTCATAGATGTTTTTACACAATTTGCATGAGAATTGTATATGGTTGCTAGTTGATTCTCTTTGTTACCAGGCAACAAAATTAAATTGTTTTGACAAGGGTAAATATTTACTCATGTTTATCATAATTGTCTTTGCTTCACCAATATGACGAAGCTGCAGCTGttcacaagaaataaaaaaaagatgcattttgAGTTATGCATATATTTAACCATtcttatcttatttatttttgcCATATTATGAGTTTTTACTGTTCTTTTTCTAAAGGCTACATTTCTCTTAAAGCATGCATGTTTTTGTATTTGACTGCctacaatttttattttgagaACTTGGTTGAGTATATTCAAGAAAGTTGGAAACTTTGATCACATGTTTTAAAAAACTTCAACTTTTGATGTTGGACCAAGTTCTTGAGGGTTCCATCTGTCCAGTTTAAGCAACATCTGACATAATTCAATAtattaataagaagatgtggtatgattgtacgTATCCTTACTAccttatttatttaacatttcATAAAGATACAGTTAGGTCTGCTTTATATGTCAATTCACATGTAGAAATTAAtaaatttcctatcatgatttctgaTAGAAGGCTCATGCCTATAATGAAGCTAGGGTTCAAAATGAGTAAATTGAAGCTTTCTGGTAGGTTGATTTCTTTGATTGTCATGAAAACTCTGGAGGTGGACCTTTGCTATGAAGTCAATGGTAGGGATGATTTGCTGGAAAAGGTCCCTATTTAAGCTCCATGATATGATGAGTGATGATTTAGATTGAATATGTATTTGATAAGGTTACTGATTATATTGTATGTATCGGAAACAACTAAATCAAATGTGCGTATTTATTAAAGATGTTCTAAATGCATCAGATATATATCTATATGTCTATTCTGCTAAAAATTTGTAACAGGATATGTATGTTTAAATATTTCCAATATATGATAAGTTGGGGATATTGATAGTATCAGCTGCTCACCATTACCACACACATATTGAAGTGCCTTCTTCCTCCTACTTACCGACTCCTTAAGGTCATCTACTTGTGATACTTAGACATTGAAAATCCACACAAGCTCCAGATTTAATTTCTGATCATTGTTTAGAGAATTTGTTTTCTTATCCTTATGAAATTGGATCGAATAGTAAATATCTTAAGTTGCTGTTGAATTCAGCATTTCAGTTGACTAGAAGAATTTAAGTGACCATTCCAGTCACATGTCCTATTCTCAAATAAACAGATGAATATATACTATGGTGCAGACTCCCTCCCGATGTATTGTTTTGAATTTGCTGCACTCAGTTGGGAAAAAAATGCTGACTTATTacttttgaggttttttttttaaactgagtgtGTTTCATGATGCTCCCCTCACcatatttatatgaaaatgacGAGGAAGGGTTAATGAGTAGTAATGTGCAATTTCAGGGTATACATAAGATATTATGCGTCCGTTCTATcagaagaacaaaaacaaatacatcatGTTGAAATGGGTTGAAAAGATTCGAACTCTTCTTTTATTTCAACTATCTTGTGTTTAAATACTATGTACATCTTATCTTGACAATGTTGCCAGTCAATGTGAATGACTGGACTCTCTATTTTACATTTGGCTGTCAATGCAGTCAGAGCTGCACTACACTACAGAGAAAAAGATGataaataacaacattttcgtgaAGTTAAGATCGTAAGACCAAGATAACAAGCAATGAGCCGAACCCATGAGTGTAAAAGAAATGACCAGAATGTGTCCGTGCTGTAACTAGTGAACCGTTTaaccaaaactttttttttaatattttgttcctGATAacaaatggaggtcaagttcaatattgacgattttcacttcaccattcatcagttgtggttcttgaaagatagaAAAAGAGTCTTCCAGTCGTGTCCTTGTAACTCGTGAACTGTTTaaccaaatagttatcaaaggtaccaggattatatttttgtacgccagatgcgtgtttcgtctacataagactcatcagtgacgctcatataaaagttatttgagaataaaaaaaattccaaaaagttgtgctaaacacggctaaggtaatcttagcctgggataagaaaatcatttgtttttggaaaattcaaagatttgtaaacaggaaatttataaaaatgaccacataattgatattcatgtcaacactgaagtgccgactactgggctggtgataccctcggggacgaaacgttcactaactagcagtggcatcgaccaaagcttttcaaattttgatgttttgttaCTGGTGACAACATGGAGACCAAGTTCAATATAAATGACTGTAACTTTTCCTGTCtaggagttatggtccttgtgatattgaaaatgccaggacacaaatgttaaaaaacggttTGAATTCACTCTGACAGTCTCTTTTTATAAAACTTAGCCCAGTGATAGGTTTTGTCGCAATCAATGAAAAAGTAAAAAGGTTAACGACCTGTTGTACTAATGTATGGTCATCTGATACAGGTGTCACATAACAGCCAGTAAAATCATCAGGATGTAGACTGTAAACCTTGCAATTTCCAAGGATGACTTCAAACCCTTTGCACTTCTAGTTCATTTGAATAGAGAAAGGACATCAATTTAATGGTTCCTTTCACAAGACATTTGTGTCTGCGTAGCCCATGATGTCATGAACCAAAGTAGGACATTCTTTCGATTTGTCTTTAAATCGAGTTTAGCAATACTGGTGTAAGGAAAAAGAAAAGTAGAAGTTTTATGCTGTCGCAAGAGGAGAGAGACTTAGATCGTTAGTATtcttatgttttttgttttaatttatatatcaaCATCAGATTCGCATCACCGAACAGGAGGTAGTTTCAGCGAATGGAGCCCGATTTCTGATCAAGTAAATGTTAATAATGTTGAAGATTCAACAGACTCGGTATTAATACGATATATAAAAACAGACATGTTCCTGTTGTCGTACCCACAATTCCGTCTCTTACTCAACTACGACATCACTTAACAGCTCTGTTCACAAATCTGCACTGACAAAGCACTGGATGCCACAACAGAACAGAACATTTAGTATTATCAACTTTTGCCGAGGAAGTTGCAGCCTTGAAAGAAGTTCACAAAAGCGATAAATAATTTTAGAATTGATGCCACTATAAAAGCACATTTGGTCTACACTTATACAGTTTTCAGACAGGTGAACTGTTCTAGTATGTACCCCTATATCATTTCATATGCTGCGGACACTTTATGCATTACTACCCTTTTTAAAtgataacactttttttttcataagtaTATTATTGTGCATTTGTAATAGATTTATCAGAGCAAGTGTATTTTGCAAAAATACCAATTAAAAAACTACTCTAATACTAGCCTTTAAAATTTGAACGCGTGACGCGcctttcgtttacaaaagactaatAAGtcacgctcgaataaaaaaagttaacatgCCAAATAAAAGAatgaagctgaagagcattgcggaccaaaCATTccgaaagttttgccaaatactgctaCGGTAATTTCTTCCTCAGGTAGAAATTCCTaagtattttgaatatttaaaagttttatataaagTCAATTTTTTGATATCATCATTTCGATGGtaactcatgtcaacacagagGTACTGACAACTTGGCCTGTGATACCTTTGGAGAAGTAACATCCACCACCAGTTATTATTAAAACAATCTAgcaatcatagataccagagttaTGCATAAAATCGCCAGCCACGCGTTTCGTAAAAGACACACCTGTGACGCTCGAAAAGTTAACATGTTAGATAAATTACGTAGATGAAGATCATTTAGGACGAACAATTCCGAAatgtttttccaaatacagctaaggtatttTATCATTGGGACTGAATATCCTTGGTATTTCTAACAATTTAATGTTCTGTTAAACAGTTAATTTAGCTTTCATACCCTCTGCCTGTGTGTGTCCCTTTAAAACTTCGTAATTGAAGAACTGAATCTTCCAACACTATTGGATAACTAAACTACATTAGAGTccttacaaataaaggcaacagtagtataccgctgttcaaaactcataaatccatggacaaataacaaaatcgggataacaaactaaaaccgagggaaacgcattaaatataagaggagaacaacgacataacactaaaatgtaacacatatagacaaaatcccacgagaaaaacaaatataacatatatatataacatcaaaaccaaatacatgaatttgggatagacaagtaccgtgacacgtcttatcgcaatgtgaatttacactaaaaaataagagaaaacaaacgacacaacgttat
This sequence is a window from Mytilus edulis chromosome 1, xbMytEdul2.2, whole genome shotgun sequence. Protein-coding genes within it:
- the LOC139515785 gene encoding vasculin-like protein 1 isoform X1, which gives rise to MATNNAPKHDFAPAWLKIPSHEAPKQSGSKPFDSDKSNSRPRSHKDDSFFNKRHPLAGGKYRHHSVEDDYYSGYPPYGPYGYYNGYGMPYNSQPSIYRSPSREGKYPPNMRFNQINGAPYPPGYYDLYSFDYYHGDHSYYANYPNSRVNTKRGNYERDGRTNSKDKEDKSKGKDDDKDKPPFQDEFPSLNGEEKSETSTNGKLTNGSSVWEHPPHGKGSSSKLSDNRQTANIYKTLVPNKQSAVNRKPGKEGLRLNGGLQKEPFSSVKTNSKEAPTSPIEILNTRFVTQPRNLGNKKSEFLRALRKENSGSDRQESSQSKDGWPIKNDHTDQLTNGVESLAMDDSSNMLSSSLEAEQRLLKEMGWNETDQEDYEITEADKKMFQDLYSKQQNRNTRVNKTFSPKHIPVYQPNAQELNDTLSSSDSDSDGQ
- the LOC139515785 gene encoding vasculin-like isoform X2; amino-acid sequence: MATNNAPKHDFAPAWLKIPSHEAPKQSGSKPFDSDKSNSRPRSHKDDSFFNKRHPLAGGKYRHHSVEDDYYSGYPPYGPYGYYNGYGMPYNSQPSIYRSPSREGKYPPNMRFNQINGAPYPPGYYDLYSFDYYHGDHSYYANYPNSRVNTKRGNYERDGRTNSKDKEDKSKGKDDDKDKPPFQDEFPSLNGEEKSETSTNGKLTNGSSVWEHPPHGKGSSSKLSDNRQTANIYKTLVPNKSAVNRKPGKEGLRLNGGLQKEPFSSVKTNSKEAPTSPIEILNTRFVTQPRNLGNKKSEFLRALRKENSGSDRQESSQSKDGWPIKNDHTDQLTNGVESLAMDDSSNMLSSSLEAEQRLLKEMGWNETDQEDYEITEADKKMFQDLYSKQQNRNTRVNKTFSPKHIPVYQPNAQELNDTLSSSDSDSDGQ